In Desulfonatronospira thiodismutans ASO3-1, a single window of DNA contains:
- a CDS encoding HU family DNA-binding protein gives MTKADLVSKMAEKASLTKADSEKALNAFLDSVQDTLVKEGKLTLTGFGTFAVEERKSRNGRNPRTGEEIKIPACKVVKFRPGKILKDAVK, from the coding sequence ATGACAAAAGCCGACCTGGTATCCAAAATGGCGGAAAAGGCCAGCCTGACCAAGGCAGATTCGGAAAAAGCCCTTAATGCTTTTCTGGATTCTGTTCAGGACACATTAGTCAAGGAAGGCAAGCTGACCCTGACCGGGTTCGGGACCTTTGCCGTGGAAGAACGCAAATCCCGCAATGGCCGCAACCCCCGTACCGGAGAAGAGATCAAAATTCCCGCCTGCAAGGTGGTCAAGTTCAGACCCGGCAAGATTCTCAAGGATGCAGTCAAATAA
- the rpsU gene encoding 30S ribosomal protein S21 — translation MPGVILGESDNFDYALRKFKKQVEKSGILSELKKRQHYEKPSIQKKKKEAAARKRLMKKMRKMQMM, via the coding sequence GTGCCTGGAGTTATCTTGGGAGAGAGCGATAATTTTGATTATGCCTTGCGCAAGTTCAAAAAGCAGGTGGAAAAGTCCGGCATTCTTTCGGAATTGAAGAAGCGGCAGCATTACGAAAAGCCCAGTATTCAGAAAAAGAAGAAAGAAGCTGCTGCCAGAAAGCGCCTGATGAAGAAAATGCGCAAGATGCAGATGATGTAG